A single region of the Triticum dicoccoides isolate Atlit2015 ecotype Zavitan chromosome 2B, WEW_v2.0, whole genome shotgun sequence genome encodes:
- the LOC119364332 gene encoding pentatricopeptide repeat-containing protein At3g26540 has translation MAAAAAGASTSAAAVYAISAHIAAGRLFAALDTLTPSWSSSPIPSSLYASLLRLATDHGSLSAARRIATHFTSATFQFNRSSVPTFLFNRAIESLAACGGLADARELFELMPRRDGGSWNAIIYASSRAGKPTEALSLFADMYARGVRPNDVTMASVLACCSECLNPCGAQQLHGHISKRDFQSNVILGTALVDVYGKCHLLADARQAFDGISEPNAISWNVIIRRYLLAGMGDMAAEMFFQMVWAGVRPLVYTVSHALLACRDNNALEEGRCMHTFVLRHGYEQHVHVRSSVVDMYAKCGAIDAAQRLFNLAPVKDMIMSTSILSGLASCGRVADAKRVFDRMEERNLVSWNAMLTGYIRSLDLTGALHLFQQMRKETKELDDVTLGSVLNACTGMLDIWKGEEVHAFAFKCGLFSYPFLKNALVRMYSKCGCMRSAELLLQFEMGERDKYSWNSLISGYERHSMSEAALHALSEMQSEVTPNQSTFSSALAACANIFLLKHGMEIHAYMIRNGYEIDDILRSALIDMYSKCRLFDYAIRIFEARPSRDVILWNSIIFGCAYSGKGEYGLELFDEMRAQGIKADSVTFLSALVSCISEGHVGLGKSYFTLMTEESIIPRMEHYECMIELLGKHGHMVELEDFVDHMPFEPTTTMWLRIFDCCREYGNRKLGERAAKCINDSNPQTPVRYEATADYMCSDGGSAEPMLFGNPDEELMSPL, from the coding sequence ATGGCCGCGGCGGCCGCCGGCGCCTCTACTTCCGCCGCAGCTGTGTACGCAATCTCTGCCCACATAGCCGCTGGAAGACTCTTCGCCGCCCTAGACACTCTCACCCCTTCCTGGTCCTCCTCCCCGATACCCTCCTCACTCTACGCTTCCCTCCTCCGTCTGGCCACCGACCACGGCTCCCTCTCGGCCGCCCGCCGCATCGCGACCCACTTCACCTCCGCCACCTTCCAATTCAACCGCTCATCAGTCCCCACCTTCCTATTCAACCGCGCCATCGAGTCTCTTGCTGCTTGCGGCGGCCTCGCGGACGCGCGggagttgtttgagttaatgccgcGCCGTGACGGCGGTTCTTGGAATGCCATCATCTACGCTTCCTCCCGCGCCGGGAAACCCACGGAGGCGCTTTCCCTCTTTGCCGATATGTACGCCCGTGGCGTTCGCCCCAACGATGTCACAATGGCATCCGTGCTCGCCTGCTGCTCAGAGTGCCTCAACCCGTGTGGTGCCCAGCAGCTCCACGGCCATATCTCCAAGCGGGACTTCCAGTCCAATGTGATTCTTGGCACAGCGCTGGTTGATGTGTATGGGAAGTGTCACTTACTTGCAGATGCGAGGCAGGCATTTGATGGTATCTCCGAACCTAATGCCATTTCGTGGAATGTCATCATCCGCCGGTATCTTCTTGCTGGGATGGGGGATATGGCAGCTGAAATGTTCTTTCAGATGGTCTGGGCAGGAGTTAGGCCGCTTGTTTATACCGTCTCACATGCACTTCTTGCTTGCCGGGATAACAATGCGCTTGAAGAAGGACGGTGCATGCATACTTTTGTGCTTCGTCATGGGTACGAGCAACACGTCCATGTGCGGAGCTCAGTCGTGGATATGTATGCCAAGTGCGGTGCCATTGATGCAGCCCAAAGGCTCTTCAACTTGGCACCAGTGAAGGACATGATAATGTCGACCTCAATTTTGTCAGGGCTGGCTTCTTGTGGGAGGGTTGCTGATGCAAAGCGAGTGTTCGACAGGATGGAAGAGCGTAACTTGGTGTCCTGGAATGCTATGTTGACTGGTTATATCAGGTCCTTGGATCTGACTGGTGCGTTGCATTTGTTCCAGCAGATGAGGAAGGAGACAAAGGAGCTTGATGATGTTACACTTGGTTCGGTGCTCAATGCTTGTACTGGGATGCTTGATATTTGGAAAGGTGAGGAGGTCCATGCATTCGCTTTCAAGTGTGGTTTATTCAGTTACCCTTTCCTAAAGAACGCTCTTGTGAGGATGTATTCCAAATGCGGATGCATGAGGAGTGCAGAACTGCTTCTTCAATTCGAGATGGGAGAGAGAGACAAATACTCCTGGAATTCACTTATCTCAGGCTATGAGCGCCACTCCATGAGTGAAGCAGCTCTGCATGCACTGAGTGAAATGCAATCTGAAGTAACTCCTAACCAGTCCACGTTCAGTTCGGCACTGGCAGCCTGTGCCAACATTTTTCTGCTTAAGCACGGCATGGAGATTCATGCGTACATGATCAGAAATGGCTATGAGATTGACGATATACTGCGAAGTGCATTGATTGACATGTACTCCAAGTGTAGGCTATTTGATTATGCCATCAGGATATTTGAGGCACGGCCATCTCGTGATGTCATCCTGTGGAATTCGATAATCTTTGGCTGTGCTTACAGTGGCAAAGGTGAGTATGGGCTTGAATTGTTTGATGAAATGCGGGCGCAAGGGATTAAGGCCGATTCTGTCACTTTCCTCAGTGCACTAGTTTCATGTATCAGCGAGGGGCATGTTGGGTTGGGAAAGAGTTATTTCACTTTGATGACTGAGGAATCCATCATTCCTCGCATGGAGCACTATGAGTGCATGATTGAGCTGCTGGGCAAACATGGACACATGGTTGAGCTCGAGGATTTTGTGGATCACATGCCGTTTGAGCCAACAACCACAATGTGGTTAAGGATCTTCGACTGCTGTAGGGAATATGGAAATAGGAAATTAGGGGAGCGGGCTGCCAAGTGCATCAATGATAGCAATCCCCAGACACCGGTTCGATACGAGGCTACTGCGGACTACATGTGCAGTGATGGTGGCAGTGCAGAGCCCATGTTATTTGGTAACCCGGACGAAGAATTGATGTCGCCGCTGTGA